The following are encoded in a window of Malassezia japonica chromosome 7, complete sequence genomic DNA:
- a CDS encoding uncharacterized protein (TransMembrane:12 (i7-27o73-96i117-139o159-176i188-210o230-249i261-283o320-340i360-381o387-410i417-437o457-488i); COG:S; EggNog:ENOG503NW5Q) has translation MLDPSQANALVYSTLCGFMLIGLWAGYNTKNKREFISGVRTQSAWVVTKSMLTADMSSSLLQSYPQLALIPDAGLLGLGAYAFATIAPVWAFGYFGPLIRRVCPDGFTLSEYIRRRYGWPIGVFSALVFIGFMFCFMIVELNTYGSILATLQPNIPHINIIGPLIIAITTTIYTAYGGFKASLWTDNFNAVCVIVLIIIAGVMFGTRLPIDHAKVEESGLLHAQKLGGELWYILPVSITFAQMFNQGFWQRAFASKNNKSLYLSVALASLPLFAICFLVGMAGPLAQWAGVQYAPYMNPDDDTDDGSNALFKALRVMPNWVNGIVLVLAGVLSSSAYDTFQSAQISVIESDFFLGRLNIWWCRLILICLNVPCVALASINIDILEVFIVADLAALAIVPVAFLGLIPALYFFHGFDVVVGGCGGFLTVFVFGTIFYRDAKQGGALIGMPDGLYVSDYSVLGAFFAAPLGGLGFGLASCALRLGALYLFSKMTGRPFTALDRKHIDANDCVLPEDRPAAFFGLHGTGNPEDGRRLDDRAPDLKANTAEFHTPLHASGRRNWLGFRRGSSDTHVEADTKSLEAREDERGFEHEHERGFEHEHERGFEHEHEHGFENEHDLEQPQEHAWASQDAHAWPSQEHAWPSHDANTDVQPWADSHLETPNTHASHLRAAPPLSAAQAPGTGTQIL, from the exons ATGCTGGATCCGTCCCAGGCGAATGCGCTGGTGTACTCGACGTTATGTGGCTTCATGTTGATCGGTCTTTGGGCCGGTTACAACACGAAGAACAAGCGCGAGTTTATTAGCGGTGTCCGCACGCAGTCTG CTTGGGTGGTGACCAAGAGCATGCTAACCGCAGATATGTCTTCCTCGCTCCTGCAGTCGTATCCCCAGCTGGCGCTGATCCCGGATGCGGGCCTGCTGGGTCTCGGAGCGTACGCGTTCGCGACGATCGCGCCAGTGTGGGCATTTGGGTACTTTGGACCGCTCATCCGCCGCGTGTGTCCCGACGGATTTACGCTCTCGGAGTACATTCGCCGCCGCTACGGCTGGCCGATCGGTGTGTTTAGCGCGCTCGTGTTTATCGGGTTCATGTTTTGCTTCATGATCGTCGAGCTCAACACGTATGGCTCGATtctcgcgacgctgcagcCAAACATTCCGCACATCAACATTATCGGGCCGCTGATTATTGCAATTACCACGACGATTTACACGGCCTATGGTGGTTTCAAGGCGTCGCTGTGGACTGACAACTTTAACGCGGTCTGCGTCATTGTCCTGATTATCATCGCCGGTGTCATGTTTGGAACGCGTCTTCCGATCGACCATGCCAAGGTCGAGGAAAGTGGGTTGTTACACGCGCAAAAGCTCGGTGGCGAACTGTGGTACATTCTCCCTGTCTCGATTACCTTTGCGCAGATGTTTAACCAGGGCTTTTGGCAGCGTGCGTTTGCGTCCAAGAACAACAAGAGTTTGTACTTGTCTGTGGCGCTTGCGAGCCTTCCGCTCTTTGCGATCTGCTTCCTGGTCGGCATGGCGGGTCCGCTCGCGCAGTGGGCGGGTGTCCAGTACGCCCCGTACATGAACCCCGACGATGACACGGACGATGGCTCGAACGCGCTCTTCAAGGCGCTGAGAGTGATGCCAAACTGGGTCAATGGCATCGTCCTTGTCCTGGCCGGCGTCCTTTCGTCGAGTGCGTACGATACCTTCCAGTCGGCGCAGATCAGTGTGATTGAGAGCGACTTTttcctcggccgcctcaACATTTGGTGGTGCCGTCTGATCCTGATCTGCCTCAACGTGCCTTGCGTTGCGCTGGCCTCGATCAACATCGACATCCTCGAGGTATTTATTGTGGCCgaccttgcggcgcttgcgatCGTGCCGGTGGCATTCCTCGGCCTGATTCCTGCGCTCTACTTTTTCCACGGCTTTGACGTCGTGGTCGGTGGCTGTGGCGGTTTCCTGACCGTGTTTGTCTTTGGCACCATCTTCTACCGTGATGCAAAGCAGGGCGGTGCGCTGATCGGCATGCCAGACGGCCTGTACGTCAGCGACTATAGTGTGCTTGGCGCATTCtttgccgcgccgctcggtgGTCTCGGCTTTGGTCTTGCGTCGTGCGCACTGCGTCTCGGTGCACTGTACCTCTTCTCCAAGATGACCGGACGTCCGTTTACGGCACTCGACCGCAAGCATATCGACGCCAACGACTGCGTGCTCCCCGAGGACCGCCCTGCGGCGTTCTTTGGGCTGCACGGCACCGGCAACCCCGaagacggccgccgcctcgacgacaGGGCGCCGGACCTCAAGGCGAACACGGCCGAATTCCACACGCCGCTGCATGCGTCGGGCCGCCGCAACTGGCTTGGCTTCCGCCGCGGTTCGTCCGACACGCACGTCGAGGCAGACACCAAGagcctcgaggcgcgcgaagACGAACGTGGCTTTGagcacgagcacgagcgtggctttgagcacgagcacgagcgtggctttgagcacgagcacgagcacggTTTTGAGAACGAGCATGATCTCGAGCAGCCGCAGGAGCATGCATGGGCTTCGCAAGACGCCCATGCGTGGCCTTCGCAGGAGCACGCATGGCCCTCGCACGACGCAAACACAGACGTGCAGCCGTGGGCCGACTCGCACCTCGAGACGCCGAACACGCACGCATCGcacctgcgcgccgcgccgccgctgagcgccgcgcaggcccCGGGCACGGGAACACAAATTCTTTAG
- the NGG1 gene encoding Transcriptional regulator (BUSCO:EOG09261EMF; EggNog:ENOG503NZVY; COG:B) encodes MPAAQGSQDALASLRGAAPAYRKYLSGAKAEIPPLDEINELLTQLHAMRDDAESRLQSLLAERGRAPRMKMKPVQVKREEDEKSEDEVEWEPESQKVGRTYGRQRRTHTPKQDESSELESEPDSDAELAQSSSAPARRGGLGIKLRMHNNDVRRPEPPRQTPALALEGETFTDNTTFSWEVPEDVDTAVLPQREVVQAPRTYPTHPLDVHDDFANKDWREKDIGNQKDAAGRGRQVKDTAQVSATTFYNYADAYFKPVTEDDLAWLSSKNDDPYPFQFPELGTHYRQVWEKEDAELLGMLHGPEATPWRPRRDDDDKPLAKDAPSSASLSELRDTHMYSRTVSGGPLMERLASALLLPKEPVEMRGSDEGHVDPPPDTHKSMAESEAQARQECESIGLLDTNVAVQWQEHVDGPIASALRLAQARLRTQIKANEQRKARLFKIAQDRMAYQDYQACLAAVDREIEASWTKRMRQIKASMGKKRKGGPDDGGPSKPQLPDSLPAALERRKQLKAAFEPMFDKMQHARGPPRESIYQGLSS; translated from the coding sequence atgccggcggcgcaggggaGCCAGGATGCACtggcgtcgctgcgcggcgcggcgccggcgtacCGCAAGTATCTAAGcggcgccaaggccgagatTCCGCCGCTCGATGAGATCAATGAACTTTTgacgcagctgcacgcGATGCGTGACGATGCCGAGTCGCGGCTGCAATCGCTCCTCGCTGAACGTGGACGTGCGCCCCGCATGAAAATGAAGCCGGTGCAGGTCAAGCGCGAGGAAGACGAGAAGAGCGAGGATGAGGTCGAGTGGGAGCCGGAAAGCCAAAAGGTCGGGCGCACGTACGGGCGCCAGCGGCGAACACACACGCCAAAACAAGACGAGAGCAGCGAGCTCGAATCCGAGCCGGATagcgacgccgagctcgcgcagtcgagctcggcgcctgcgcgacgtggcggACTTGGGATCAAGCTGCGCATGCACAATAATGATGTGCGCCGccccgagccgccgcggcagACGCCGGCCCTTGCGCTGGAGGGCGAGACGTTTACCGACAACACGACCTTTAGCTGGGAGGTGCCCGAGGACGTCGATACCGCCGTGCTGCCCCAGCGTGAGGTCGTGCAGGCCCCGCGGACCTACCCCACCCACCCGCTGGACGTGCACGACGACTTTGCAAACAAAGACTGGCGCGAAAAAGACATTGGCAACCAAAAAGACGCAGCTGGGCGGGGACGCCAGGTGAAGGACACTGCCCAGGTGTCTGCGACGACGTTCTACAACTATGCGGACGCGTATTTCAAGCCAGTGACCGAGGACGACCTCGCGTGGCTCTCGAGCAAGAACGACGATCCGTACCCGTTTCAGTTTCcagagctcggcacgcactACAGGCAGGTGTGGGAGAAGgaggacgccgagctgcttggGATGCTGCACGGTCCCGAGGCCACGCCGTGGCGgccccgccgcgacgacgacgacaagCCTCTCGCAAAagacgcgccgtcgtcggcgtcgctcagcgagctgcgtgaTACACACATGTACAGCCGCACGGTATCCGGCGGCCCGCTGAtggagcgccttgcgtctgcgctcctgctcccGAAAGAGCCGGTAGAGATGCGGGGAAGCGACGAGGGGCATGTCGACCCGCCGCCGGACACGCACAAAAGTATggccgagagcgaggcgcaAGCACGGCAAGAGTGCGAGTCGATCGGTCTCCTCGACACGAACGTCGCGGTGCAGTGGCAAGAGCATGTCGACGGGCCGATCGCGAGCGCACTGCGCCTCGCACAGGCGCGGCTCCGGACGCAGATCAAGGCGaacgagcagcgcaaagcgcgCCTCTTTAAGATCGCGCAGGACCGCATGGCGTACCAGGATTACCAGGCGTGCCTGGCAGCGGTGGATCGCGAGATTGAGGCGTCGTGGAcgaagcgcatgcgccaGATCAAGGCGAGCATGGGCAAGAAACGCAAGGGTGGCCCAGACGACGGGGGCCCAAGCAAGCCGCAGCTGCCGGACTCGCtcccggcggcgctcgagcggcgcaagcagctcaaggCCGCGTTTGAGCCGATGTTTGACAAGATGCAGCATGCGCGtgggccgccgcgcgaaaGTATATACCAGGGGTTAAGTAGTTAG
- the UBC1 gene encoding E2 ubiquitin-conjugating enzyme (EggNog:ENOG503NWPW; COG:O) translates to MFQSDSPYSGGVFFLSITFPTDYPFKPPKVSFSTKIYHPNINANGSICLDILRDQWSPALTISKVLLSICSMLTDPNPDDPLVPDIAHLYKTDRPAYENTAREWTRK, encoded by the exons ATGTTCCAG TCCGACTCTCCCTACTCGGGCGGTGTCTTTTTCCTGTCGATCACCTTCCCGACCGACTACCCGTTCAAGCCGCCGAAGGTGTCCTTCTCGACGAAGATCTACCACCCGAACATCAACGCCAACGGCAGCATCTGCCTGGATATCCTCAGGGACCAGTGGAGCCCTGCGCTGACCATCTCCAAGGTCCTGCTCTCCATCTGCTCCATGCTGACGG ACCCGAACCCCGACGATCCGCTGGTGCCCGACATTGCGCACCTGTACAAGACGGACCGGCCGGCGTACGAAAACACCGCCCGCGAGTGGACCAGGAAGTAG
- a CDS encoding very-long-chain 3-oxoacyl-CoA synthase (EggNog:ENOG503NU6C; COG:I; TransMembrane:7 (o38-59i71-90o118-139i144-163o169-190i202-222o245-265i)), with product MSVYEVVKSFVPEVVERSTRPMQAWVPGVTPLSTVPEVVFMSILYLTVVLGGQAVMRRFPAVPARVLKVPFLLHNVLLSLGSGLLLILMLEDVYPFFMKHGPHGSICLSEVTTKRMELFYIINYYFKYWELLDTVFLVLKKKKLLFLHVYHHMATAALCYTQIRGRTPMAWSIICLNLAVHVVMYMYYALTSVGIRCPWKKLITVFQITQFFIDLYICYWGTYNHYVYRYFNFLPWYRDCEGEPYAAWSGIAILSSYLVLFIFFFRSTYKKPKAPAVKKTN from the coding sequence ATGTCGGTCTACGAGGTGGTGAAGTCGTTTGTGCCCGAGGTCGTGGAGCGCTCTACGCGCCCGATGCAGGCGTGGGTGCCTGGTGTGACCCCCCTGTCGACGGTGCCCGAGGTGGTGTTCATGTCGATCCTCTACCTGACTGttgtgctcggcggccagGCAGTCATGCGCCGTTTCCCTGCGGTGCCTGCGCGCGTGCTCAAGGTGCCGTTCCTTTTGCACAATGTGCTGCTGTCGCTCGGCAGTGGTCTGCTGCTGATCCTCATGCTGGAGGACGTGTACCCCTTCTTTATGAAGCACGGCCCCCACGGATCGATCTGCCTGAGCGAGGTGACGACGAAGCGCATGGAGCTCTTCTACATCATCAACTACTATTTCAAGTACTGGGAGCTGCTGGACACCGTCTTCCTTGTGctgaagaagaagaagctGCTGTTCCTGCACGTCTATCACCACAtggcgaccgccgcgctgtGCTACACGCAGAtccgcggccgcacgccgaTGGCCTGGTCGATTATCTGTCTGAACCTCGCAGTGCACGTTGTGATGTACATGTACTACGCGCTGACTAGTGTTGGTATCCGCTGCCCCTGGAAGAAGCTCATCACCGTCTTCCAGATCACGCAGTTCTTCATCGACCTGTACATCTGCTACTGGGGCACGTACAACCACTACGTGTACCGCTACTTCAACTTCCTGCCGTGGTACCGCGACTGCGAGGGCGAGCCGTATGCTGCGTGGTCGGGCATTGCGATCCTGTCGAGCTACCTTGTGCTGTTCATCTTCTTCTTCCGCAGCACCTACAAGAAGCCCAAGGCGCCTGCCGTGAAGAAGACCAACTAA
- a CDS encoding uncharacterized protein (COG:D; COG:Z; EggNog:ENOG503P6AC): MERARAASVWYAGQWAAATRRQWVLRSAGVEGHAVAASVSHTLIACKDHVLAAGQNAAGELGGMPDATRWHTRRIEGAVQHVAAGSNFSWIGNSERMLACGTHNRGQLGALRADGALAHADVPRVSEIAAGLDHVVVRSGSEVWTCGLNTDGQLGRSDAGRYDSHMRRVALPDAERAASVRAGGDTSLALTENGRMFVWGNTEYGQALCDSGDQLRTPTAAPCDIPLADARLGGSFVVLRDDDGKVYTAGYGATATGAGIQRIKQVDLPHAHCIGAGLEMAAAATADGIYVWGLLRTPDGLRHIARPERIPTDGPGPQKVSALVCTRDALLALEA, from the exons ATGGAGCGTGCACGGGCGGCCAGCGTATGGTACGCGGGGCAGTGGGCCGCTGCTACGCGCCGGCAGTGGGTCCTGCGGAGCGCAGGGGTCGAGGGACACGCGGTAGCGGCCTCGGTATCGCACACCCTCATCGCTTGCAAGGACCACGTCCTGGCCGCCGGCCAGAACGCCGCTGGGGAGCTCGGCGGAATGCCAGACGCTACGCGCTggcacacgcgccgcatcgagggcgcggtgcagcaCGTAGCGGCAGGCAGCAACTTTTCGTGGATAGGGAATAgcgagcgcatgctcgcGTGCGGAACACACAACCGCGGCCAGCTCGGTGCActgcgtgccgacggcgcgctcgcgcacgccgacgtgccgcgTGTCTCGGAGATCGCCGCGGGCCTCGACCACGTCGTGGTGCGCTCGGGCAGCGAGGTATGGACCTGCGGAC TCAACACCGACGGCCAGCTCGGACGCTCAGACGCCGGGCGATACGATTCGCAtatgcgccgcgtcgccctcccggacgcggagcgcgcggcaagcgtgcgcgcgggcggcgacacgtcgctcgcgctcacGGAAAATGGGCGCATGTTTGTCTGGGGCAACACCGAGTACGGCCAGGCCCTATGCGACTCGGGCGATCAGCTCCGGACACcgaccgcggcgccgtgcgatATACCCCTTgcggacgcgcgcctcggcggcagcTTCGTGGTGCTTCGTGATG ACGACGGAAAGGTGTACACGGCGGGCTACGGCGCGACAGCGACAGGCGCAGGGATCCAGCGCATAAAGCAGGTGGACCTTCCGCATGCGCATTGCATCGGCGCGGGCCTCGAGATGGCGGCCGCAGCGACCGCCGACGGCATCTATGTATGGGGCCTGCTCCGTACGCCGGACGGGCTGCGGCATATTGCGCGCCCGGAGCGTATTCCGACGGATGGCCCGGGGCCACAAAAGGTGTCGGCGCTGGTGTgtacgcgcgacgcgctcttgGCACTGGAAGCGTAG
- a CDS encoding uncharacterized protein (COG:S; EggNog:ENOG503P2KH) produces the protein MSKASALREDQRALLKQYAEQTADPSTLAQWPALREAIQAQIALNARAFAVAPPPTLHRAAPLAELLREEAQSEEAPSQAARELLLEEHDISASDTQDFYPARTAPPNGTWDVPLDGDALEKEEQVVFRMLDEFDAAPPSTMQRLAELVLKPKQHYRTRAKYLAALERVLAVSSSLNSYEGEEEEEESAFPFRGAAEAEAEPIFSPIPFLHQGNENTEAAQRAETAAQRPVPADDQAVYRVPDGRVDELDTADAQESHGGVADEVQPMSAATSLPEEKESLAKRQRSSDV, from the exons ATGAGCaaggcgagcgcgctgcgcgagg ACCaacgcgcgctgctcaagcAGTACGCGGAACAGACCGCCGACCCGTCTAC CCTGGCCCAATGGCCCGctctgcgcgaggcgatccAGGCGCAGATCGCGCTGAACGCGCGTGCGTTTGCGGTGGCGCCTCCCCCGACGCTGCaccgtgcagcgccgcttgccgagctgcttcgTGAAGAGGCACAGTCGGAAgaggcgccgtcgcaggccgcgcgcgagctgctgctcgaggagcacgaTATCAGTGCGAGCGATACGCAGGACTTTTACCCGgcccgcacggcgccgccgaacgGGACGTGGGACGTGCCGCtggacggcgacgcgctcgagaaggaggagcAGGTCGTCTTTCGCATGCTCGACGAATttgacgcggcgccgccgagcacgatgcagcgcctcgcggagcTCGTGCTGAAGCCGAAGCAGCACtaccgcacgcgcgccaagtacctcgctgcgctcgagcgcgtgctggcCGTGTCCTCCTCGCTGAACTCGTACGaaggcgaggaggaggaagaggagaGTGCCTTTCCTttccgcggcgccgccgaggccgaggccgagccgATCTTTTCTCCGATCCCTTTTCTGCACCAAGGCAACGAAAacaccgaggcggcgcagcgcgccgagaccgcagcgcagcgcccggTGCCGGCGGACGACCAGGCGGTGTACCGCGTGCCGGacgggcgcgtcgacgagctcgacacggccgatgcgcaggagtcgcacggcggcgtcgccgacgaggtgcagcCGATGAGTGCCGCGACGTCCCTTCCGGAAGAGAAAGAATCGTTGGccaagcgccagcgcagcaGCGATGTATAG